Part of the Chelmon rostratus isolate fCheRos1 chromosome 13, fCheRos1.pri, whole genome shotgun sequence genome is shown below.
AATTTGATCATTCAGTCCCAAACATAGATTTATCAGACTTACTGGCCATTGGTTATCGTCTCTTATGTCCACAATGTACCACACAACATTTGGACACTGTTTACCATTTTTACAATTAATTTTGATTTTTGCATCCTTGTTGTTCTTTATTGGGTCACATCCGGCAGTACATCTGAGACTATGGCACAACAAAATACATCGATAAATTGGTTAACACACAGCTGGAATGTTTCTCGAAAAAAGCTGCCCAGTAAAGCCATACAGGGGTataatttaaaacaacagcCTATACATGATAGCATTGTTCACAGTACCTCGACAGAggagtttcatttgtttcaatcAATTTTCAGATGTCAATAGTGTCATAAATGATAATTCAGGTACCTCACATCATTGGCAGATTTCAGCAAATTACAGTAACACCTGAAATACTCAGTCAGTTGGTCTCGAGAACACAGATGGGACTGCTCACAAACATCAAGTACCTTATCCAACCTGGCATCATCATCGGGGTAAGGGTGATGCATACGGACTCAGTTTTCTCCACGTCATTGTTTCCTCTATTTATAACATTGAAATGATACTTATTGAATTGAAACAGATGAGGGAGGCAGCTTCCTGTAATGATGTGAGTCAGTCCCTCAAACTGTCCTTCACATTTACAGGGATTCTCTGTGAATCAACAAGGAAAGTGATTACACTACTAAAACAACTACTGGCATGCTTACACAAAAGGGTTAAGACCAATGTTCAGCTTGTAAAACATTCACTTTGttacttatatatatatgcacactcAGCATGGGTGTATTTAATGAATTGGATCAGATTttacggtggccctgagggtcAAAACACAGTTCACAAAAATCATCATCTTTTCAGAAAAGGTGACATTTCAGACTAAGGCAAAGGTGGAACAACACTTCTTGTTTGCGATATTTTGGAAAATGCTGTTGATCTGAAACAGATCTTGGGCACTTCAGGCAAAAGAACCATGGGAGAGTTCCTAAACCCCTCAAACGATGGTCCAGTTGTATCTTAGCGACTGTATCTGCTTGAACATAAACTGCAATCTTTAGCATGCTCGGCTAACTGGCTTACGAACAATAGTCACCAAGAGCTAATGTTACTTCCGTGGCCAGAGAGCACATTAATGGTTCCAggctatgtttttttttaaaacaaggCCCATACATGAGTGGCTTAAATGTaagatttaaacattaaaaagttaGCCGTTAACAAAATCATGTTAGCTTAATAagctagctacagctaacaaACTGTTGCTTTCTTATGAACAACAACCTGCTAGAAATGGGAAGCTGATCTTGTTTACCACTGTCTGAAATCAAGTATccattgttttgaaaatgactAAGAATTTAAATCTGCAACttgacatacagtacagaacAGAGGCACAGAAACACTAACTTAGGGTGTTAGCAAACTCCTTTCCATGTAATGTTCTGGCCTAATCTGCAGCTCAGACAACCAACACAAGCAATACATCAAAATATGTTACTTTATAAAACTTATCATGAGTAAATCTAAAGCTTACAAAATATTTCAGGCTTAATCTTTGAGTTGAACGACAGAAAAAGCACAGTTCTTACTGCATTCCCACTGGTATCGCTTGGTCGGGTCATTTAGAGTGGATGCTTTATTTATTGAAAGGGTGATATCTTTATTTTTGCCATAGACTGAAGTTGAAGGTTTTGCACTGATTTGCAATGGAGATCTGGCACCTCTGATATGCTTCattctctgaaaatgaaaaaaaaggatttataAATAATACGAAATAAGTAAGTATTCGTCCccttaaatataaaatacagctgctatttaatgtgaaatgaaaaattttACCGTTTTGGCAGCTGAAGcaaacacatccacatccaCCTCCACAGAGGAGAAGACGTTCCATGCTCTGAGTTTTACTTGCACGGATCCTGAAGCAAAACATTCAGCCATGAAAACACGCTCTTATCAACAaaactgcacacatacacaaacacacaactgcacatgcacatgcacatcttaaacataagaaacatatgtatatataagtCTTTTGTTCAGATTGTTGTAAGTTAGTTGTTACAGAAATGATTGTATTACAGTTTAGTCTCACATTTTTTGATATATCTTCCATACCTGGGATCGGGCGTCCAATATGAAAAATGTCCCTCCTTGTATTCATTTCTCTGATCTGAGAGAATGAATTATTGTCTCCAAGCAGTaggaagaggagcagcacagGCGCTCCCCGTTCGAGGGAAACACCAACAGTAATATCTGGAGAGTCGAGACAGTCATCCGTCTGTGTCAGCACAGAGGCCTGAAGCCCGGCTactctctccaacacacacacctgcagcatatgaacaattacaaaacagagaaacacacacatttccagcGTTTCTCAGCAGCCCATTTTACAGGGCTTTAATATCATCTGATCAGTCTGTAATTGCTTTTATCCTGAAAGCATTTTGCTTAATCTTGAAAAGTGCTATATGTAATTATTATGATTTAGCATTGACGCTCCATGTTACAAAGAGCCATTAAGGTCTTCAATTTTAAACTAGCACATCATTAATGAATAGTTGTTGGTCGAGATGGTCTTAAGTTTTCATCTTTCACTGCAGTGTAGTGAAGGACGAGGGCTCACCACCTGGCAACCTCAAACATATTTGTATATAAAAACCTATTAGGAAATTAGCAAATATCAATGAAGAATGTGTGATATGATTATCAATAACAGCCCATATGGTGGCCACTGAAAGCGCAAAAGACCCTCTCTAGactcagtttttgttttgtttgttttgggccTGCACCCTCTGCAGATACACAGCTCATTGTAAGATACTGAAAATGCTTCTTATTTTCTGGTGATTTTACAGTAATGAAAACgtaattatgaatattttattccgTTTCTACCAACAGAGccccctaaatcctgcacaccaGACCTCCAATGTTCGTGTATTCAGTTAGTATCTTTAGtattcatgtgaaaaaaaatgatctTCAACgcagtttaatttgttttgacaCTTTCCACAGTAACACTGCCATAACAAAAAACCccaacacagacaaaataataataataattattattgttattatgattattatgattgttattattatgtaaatAATGTATATGATCTTCATCATTCAGTCTGTATTACAGACACCTGAAGTCTAGCTTTGGTTAAACTTTGAATGGTTGTACAATTTCACTACATGTTGCAGTGTTTAAAGGATAACACTGATTGGCCTACTCGGAGGTGGGTGATGCCTCCGCTGTGTTCTGCCGTTTACAGATGCGGCACTAATTATGTGATGGCATTCCATAATTAAAGGTTAAATGTCAGTCCTTAGAGAGGCCTTAATTACTCAATCAACTCCTTAATTAAATTATCCATGAAAGGGAAGATGCATCATGTCACTTGTCACAGCTTTCCTGATCGAAGACGACACGTTTACTTGATTAATGTTCATTTACATGCAGATCTGCAGACACTTCAGGGAAGGTGACCATGTTAGATGCGTGAAGTGTCAGCTGGTGGCAGCCGGGCCCAAGCTGCTCCACCACATCTGGTGTCACTGTGATGTTCTGGGGCACATTTCCTCTGACAACAGACA
Proteins encoded:
- the LOC121616364 gene encoding polycystic kidney disease protein 1-like 2 encodes the protein MALQSSVVHKYSHPGTFVVAVECTSRDMQITAQKIMTIQEPVRAFGVIMCYAGKLSFHATNCKALYGETFQIQMELKAGTHVTYRIQSDEILLSGLSVVRGNVPQNITVTPDVVEQLGPGCHQLTLHASNMVTFPEVSADLHVCVLERVAGLQASVLTQTDDCLDSPDITVGVSLERGAPVLLLFLLLGDNNSFSQIREMNTRRDIFHIGRPIPGSVQVKLRAWNVFSSVEVDVDVFASAAKTGHRKI